In the genome of Sphingomonas naphthae, one region contains:
- a CDS encoding class I SAM-dependent DNA methyltransferase — translation MGETSDVEQFIAEWRDTGGSELANTQSFINGLCRLIGVEPPRGSRTDDAQNDYVFERRVFQDNGDGTVSFGRIDCYKRGAFILEAKQGSEADRAAAERGEDDLDLFGQTAFARLKRGTAKRGTPGWAKAMVQAKGQAERYAKALPADHGWPPFLLVADIGYCIEVYSDFSGTGKSYAQFPDRSRYRIMLDDLRDPDVRKRLAAIWDVPTSLDPAARAARVTRDIADLLATVARRLEKRGHTAERTSGFLMRLLFTMFAEDSGLIPEKSFTNLLKAQRAAPQHLEHQLTALWAAMDAGDFSPALGVPLRKFNGYLFKDRTAIPLDAEELEVLIQAAEHRWTEVEPAIFGTLLERALNPKERAKLGAHYTPRAYVERLVGPTIIEPLRADWAGVRVAASELIDQGKAEEARRTVETFHTRLAQTRVLDPACGTGNFLYVAMARMKELEGEVLDLLVDLGDDQYLAELTGHTITPENFLGIEINPRAAAIAQLVLWIGYLQWHFRVNGADRPPPEPILRDIRTIENRDALIAWDERVLERDASGATVTRWDGETMKAHPVTGKPVPDEAAQVDVYRYVNPRAATWPKADFIVGNPPFIGNKRMRERLGGGYVDALFSAWRVPQSVDFVMYWWEIAARAVQAGEAKRFGFITTNSLTQTLNRQVLAKHLAGMQDFSITFAIADHPWIDETGSAAVRVALSVAASGRIAGKALAVQSESKIPGLEVLSEKTGVVGANLRVGADLLSAQPLRANTGLASLGATLIGSGFIIDKLERQNLLNLEPASASIIRPYTSGRDLTSGGRGLYTIDAYGLEERNLVEEHPRLYQHLHATVLPQRQTNARKSYRDRWWIYGEPRNDLRAALSGLHRYVITARTAKHRMFAFTDITTLAESRLVAFALSDALALAVLSSKFHSIWSIAWGAKQGVGNDLNYNIGECFDPFPFPADVSGSLTARIRADAEALDALRKRVLAEHADLTLTKLYNVLEALREGRALTPQERDIHDRGLVTLIRQHHHAIDEGVADAYGWGDEHRAGTLGEETILDRLVALNKERAAEEARGMVRYLRSEFQDPGYHAPVATTLDLGEAAVAPASNVIPWPATLPEQVGAVQSILAAAPAPLGASDIARSFKGKRAATVRPVLDALAGLGMARRLNDGRYAA, via the coding sequence ATGGGGGAGACTTCTGACGTCGAACAGTTCATCGCGGAGTGGCGCGACACAGGTGGATCGGAGCTCGCGAACACTCAGAGCTTCATCAACGGCCTGTGCCGGCTGATCGGAGTCGAACCGCCGCGCGGCAGCCGCACCGATGATGCCCAGAACGACTATGTCTTCGAGCGTCGCGTGTTCCAGGATAACGGCGACGGCACGGTCAGCTTCGGCCGGATCGACTGCTACAAGCGCGGCGCCTTCATCCTCGAAGCGAAGCAAGGGAGCGAGGCCGATCGCGCCGCCGCGGAGCGCGGCGAAGACGATCTCGACCTGTTTGGCCAGACTGCCTTCGCGCGTCTCAAGCGGGGCACCGCGAAGCGTGGCACGCCGGGTTGGGCGAAGGCGATGGTGCAGGCCAAGGGCCAAGCCGAACGCTACGCCAAGGCGCTTCCCGCCGACCACGGCTGGCCGCCGTTCCTGCTCGTTGCCGATATCGGATACTGCATAGAGGTCTATTCCGACTTCTCCGGTACGGGGAAATCGTATGCCCAGTTTCCCGATCGCTCACGCTATCGGATCATGCTCGACGACCTGCGCGATCCAGACGTGCGCAAGCGGCTGGCAGCCATCTGGGACGTGCCCACCAGCCTCGATCCCGCCGCCCGCGCGGCCCGCGTCACACGCGATATTGCCGACCTGCTCGCCACCGTCGCCCGCCGGCTGGAGAAGCGCGGCCACACCGCCGAGCGCACCAGCGGCTTCCTCATGCGCCTGCTCTTCACAATGTTCGCGGAAGATAGCGGGCTGATCCCGGAGAAGAGCTTCACCAACCTGCTCAAGGCGCAGCGGGCGGCGCCGCAGCACCTGGAGCACCAGCTCACCGCGTTGTGGGCGGCGATGGATGCGGGCGACTTCTCCCCCGCGCTCGGCGTGCCGCTCCGCAAGTTCAACGGCTATCTGTTCAAGGATCGCACCGCCATCCCGCTCGATGCCGAGGAGCTGGAGGTGCTGATCCAGGCGGCCGAGCATCGCTGGACCGAGGTCGAGCCCGCCATCTTCGGCACGCTGCTGGAGCGCGCGCTCAATCCCAAGGAACGCGCCAAGCTCGGCGCCCACTATACGCCGCGCGCCTATGTCGAGCGACTGGTCGGGCCGACGATCATCGAGCCGCTGCGCGCCGACTGGGCGGGCGTGCGCGTCGCCGCGTCGGAGCTCATTGACCAGGGCAAGGCGGAGGAAGCGCGCCGCACGGTGGAGACCTTCCATACCCGCCTTGCCCAAACTCGCGTGCTCGATCCCGCCTGCGGCACGGGCAACTTCCTCTACGTCGCCATGGCGCGGATGAAAGAGCTGGAAGGTGAGGTGCTCGACCTCCTCGTCGATCTCGGGGACGACCAGTATCTCGCCGAGCTGACCGGCCACACGATCACGCCCGAGAACTTCCTCGGCATCGAGATCAACCCGCGCGCCGCCGCTATCGCGCAGCTGGTGCTGTGGATCGGCTATCTCCAGTGGCACTTCCGCGTGAACGGTGCCGACCGTCCACCGCCCGAACCGATCCTACGCGACATCCGCACCATCGAGAACCGCGACGCGCTGATCGCATGGGACGAGCGCGTGCTGGAGCGCGACGCGTCCGGCGCAACCGTCACTCGCTGGGACGGCGAGACGATGAAGGCGCATCCGGTCACCGGCAAGCCAGTTCCGGACGAGGCGGCGCAGGTAGACGTGTATCGCTACGTCAATCCGCGTGCGGCGACGTGGCCGAAGGCTGACTTCATCGTTGGGAACCCGCCGTTCATTGGCAACAAGCGCATGCGGGAGCGACTGGGCGGTGGCTACGTGGACGCGCTCTTTAGCGCTTGGCGAGTTCCACAGTCCGTCGACTTCGTCATGTACTGGTGGGAGATCGCGGCAAGAGCTGTTCAGGCAGGGGAAGCTAAGCGCTTTGGCTTCATCACCACAAACTCGCTGACACAGACCCTCAATCGGCAAGTGTTGGCGAAGCACCTCGCCGGGATGCAGGATTTCTCGATCACCTTCGCGATAGCCGATCACCCTTGGATTGATGAAACAGGCTCGGCAGCTGTCCGGGTTGCTCTCTCGGTAGCTGCTTCCGGGAGGATAGCAGGGAAGGCGCTGGCAGTTCAGTCGGAGAGCAAAATCCCGGGCCTCGAGGTGCTGAGCGAAAAAACAGGGGTGGTCGGAGCAAACTTGCGGGTGGGAGCCGATTTGCTCTCAGCTCAACCGCTACGGGCGAACACAGGGCTTGCGTCCTTGGGAGCGACCCTGATCGGGTCGGGGTTCATCATTGATAAACTCGAACGTCAGAACCTGCTTAATCTCGAGCCCGCATCCGCGTCGATTATCCGGCCCTATACAAGCGGTCGCGATCTTACGTCCGGTGGCAGAGGGCTATATACGATCGATGCTTATGGACTGGAGGAGCGGAACCTCGTTGAGGAGCATCCCCGCCTCTATCAGCATCTTCATGCGACTGTGCTACCTCAGCGTCAGACAAATGCTCGCAAGTCATATCGGGATCGCTGGTGGATATATGGAGAACCAAGGAACGACTTGAGAGCCGCTCTTTCCGGGCTTCATAGATACGTCATTACCGCGCGGACAGCGAAACATCGCATGTTCGCATTCACTGACATCACCACGCTCGCAGAGAGCCGTTTGGTGGCGTTCGCGCTTTCGGATGCATTGGCGCTCGCGGTGCTGAGCTCCAAGTTTCACTCTATTTGGAGCATCGCTTGGGGAGCTAAGCAAGGTGTCGGCAACGATTTAAACTACAACATCGGCGAATGCTTCGATCCGTTTCCCTTCCCCGCAGACGTTTCCGGATCGCTGACTGCTCGCATCCGTGCGGATGCCGAAGCATTGGACGCTCTCCGCAAGCGCGTGCTCGCCGAGCACGCAGACCTGACGCTCACCAAGCTCTACAACGTCCTCGAAGCGCTGCGCGAGGGCCGTGCGCTCACGCCGCAGGAGCGCGACATACACGATCGCGGGCTCGTCACGCTGATCCGCCAGCATCACCACGCGATCGACGAGGGAGTGGCGGATGCCTATGGCTGGGGCGACGAGCATCGCGCCGGCACGCTGGGCGAGGAGACGATCCTCGACCGCCTAGTCGCGCTCAACAAGGAGCGTGCGGCCGAAGAGGCGCGCGGGATGGTGCGCTACCTGCGCTCCGAATTCCAGGACCCCGGCTACCACGCGCCGGTCGCGACCACGCTCGACCTTGGCGAGGCCGCGGTGGCGCCGGCCAGCAATGTCATTCCGTGGCCGGCGACTTTGCCCGAGCAGGTCGGCGCGGTGCAGTCGATTCTCGCCGCCGCGCCCGCGCCGCTTGGCGCGAGCGACATCGCCCGCAGCTTCAAGGGTAAGCGCGCCGCCACCGTGCGTCCGGTGCTCGACGCGCTTGCCGGCCTCGGCATGGCCCGCCGCCTCAATGATGGACGATACGCCGCATGA
- a CDS encoding ATP-binding protein, whose amino-acid sequence MGPDHVRYLAQAITNRLGAPKAGAVAFMRCLPSEQIDALADSDAFVVPGWNVNAVVDAAGLRRITADQAVEQREDKADAALLLIDPLRAGAGLDGIYSAGREIGEGELFGEALKLARKPFFGRMRVLDDAVWRAERLGRRRRLTPWSKFDYYVSAAQGSGGALARLGLWPIASDGDPSTGELDLSAELADRLLYVSDTRAIAERVRALQLDESDEKGAVLEQALRIASGMSPEEAARRIEDQRDLWLGSIKPGFASEELRRIQLSSWRDARGNVLKWSGLAKPEADDGAPRLILDRAAPSRERAQLTVRWTTEPEELAAGNVEYRISVVAGEDVLAERVVHHRDHRTQQVVITVDDFEELEGTEKFDATIDVTAVGLEGVGAVRSEAFVLQFGETVKQLTSASGQEVRTLIEGAINMPDRDAFDALVTGPGAAARAVEDKKGFLTWKGDAATRGARVFRPALLRAVEADWARRTGTIGYWTQVVRADGSPVGDLVFTEIEQADRSASTDRAREASRKLAGELGAAGLLGVVIPPGWSAADNYINAWEKALDVGAPVLARHGTVEVRGQSGALIGLLVTPLHPVRFAWHAHYDQVVAHARFEQGLAPQHIQSTVQPVDSSFFPFALPGDGCAGFVFADVIGFHTVAMTVDGEREPKAATALLAACLGSGTATIPSIGQASAAAIARELGHYLDCYGGANGERPDLLAIQAWRAGDGLTVSSALGQTLTARGFNDDEDEVDSPLCFTLDLFHAPRSGGAGQFLSAVGQRRRAGGQVLDQRDRWLAETATRPGEVLVPRLRWAKHEEPSVDDDSAWARMRASHVSLAFDLFQTGLGTVPSCTLSDVRPLHAWGLLRTLERRAVPGQDHEWMTYAAPELGGEPGPEGRTASDRLRRIDRATARATARALGGTSEDWPVLKTRLSPEDRRRIDRMHEQSDWVITLDRNAALDYFDSPQGSPDAYERFVIDTVPERSDLTAIQLVTSTTKLDAVRDLVDEALGDMGLSSSERNSRFLVAQLKALSGRLAIRLADGGTRTGELIALALMYAHCAAGGEQKGPWLNVAQGVLIPVDEIADHAPIVNTPAAEGETARRADFIHVSAPARGPLEFRFVEVKNRQHLRTARQPDMLAHMVAQTGELRERWMNWFFGDGLQSLDRVVRRAQLAKLLRFYVDRAARHRLSPQATARLSSEIDQMVLKETYQPGTVADPDVGYVFCPEHRTGQVERIYSERSETALWLFGPTMLPDETTGTPGTLLLPSEPPEFQELRAEEDAVGGGEEPGAGSVPALRANAELPALGDVLGTEPAPAAGMSVASGGSLEPTTSATMSGPAAEKDEGVPLSVRDPVDVRLGESLTQVPVDWSLSIRSNPHMMMVGLPGMGKTTALINISKQLTAAGIAPVIFSYHDDIDEKLADAIGPMRTIDFDGLGFNPLRVDAPGPMAYIDVAGTLRDIFASIFPDLGEIQLEELRGAIRQSYDDLGWNDRAAQRPAPPRFRTFLDILKSRPKPNQNLLARLQELDDYGFFDGEVGGGGILVDRKPTLIRVHLSTNEIVQRAFSSFVLYSIYKDMFRRGVQQSLTHAIIFDEAHRAAKLKLIPRLAKECRKYGLALTLASQGVRDFDAGLFEAVANYLILRVTEADARTLARNSGPTADQQRTTDRLKALEPYQAMFFSAATQRPTSLRLNAD is encoded by the coding sequence ATGGGACCCGACCACGTCAGGTATCTGGCGCAGGCGATCACGAACCGCTTGGGTGCCCCGAAGGCGGGCGCGGTCGCGTTCATGCGGTGCCTTCCGTCCGAGCAGATCGATGCCCTCGCCGACAGCGACGCGTTCGTGGTGCCGGGCTGGAACGTGAACGCCGTCGTCGATGCGGCCGGCCTGCGTCGCATCACCGCCGATCAGGCGGTGGAGCAGCGCGAGGACAAGGCCGATGCCGCCCTACTGCTGATCGATCCGCTCCGCGCGGGTGCCGGCCTCGACGGCATCTACAGCGCCGGTCGCGAGATCGGGGAGGGCGAGCTCTTCGGCGAGGCCCTGAAGCTCGCACGCAAACCTTTCTTCGGCAGGATGCGCGTGCTCGACGACGCGGTTTGGCGAGCCGAGCGGCTCGGCCGCCGCCGGCGGCTGACGCCCTGGTCGAAGTTCGACTACTACGTCAGCGCTGCCCAGGGCTCCGGCGGCGCTCTTGCTCGGCTCGGGCTGTGGCCCATCGCCAGCGACGGGGATCCTTCGACGGGCGAGCTCGACCTCTCCGCCGAGCTCGCCGACCGGCTCCTATACGTGAGCGACACCCGTGCGATCGCGGAACGGGTGCGGGCCCTTCAGCTGGACGAGTCCGACGAGAAGGGCGCGGTTCTCGAGCAGGCCCTCAGGATCGCGTCGGGCATGAGCCCGGAGGAGGCTGCCAGACGGATCGAGGACCAGCGCGACCTGTGGCTGGGTTCGATCAAGCCCGGCTTCGCCAGCGAGGAACTCCGACGGATCCAGCTCTCCTCTTGGCGTGACGCGAGGGGCAACGTTCTGAAATGGTCGGGCCTCGCCAAGCCCGAGGCCGACGACGGCGCACCGAGGCTAATCTTGGATCGGGCCGCACCGTCCAGAGAGCGCGCTCAGCTCACCGTCCGCTGGACCACCGAGCCTGAGGAGCTGGCGGCCGGCAACGTCGAATACCGCATCTCCGTCGTCGCCGGCGAGGACGTCCTCGCCGAGCGCGTCGTCCACCACCGCGACCATCGCACCCAGCAGGTCGTGATCACGGTAGACGACTTCGAGGAGCTCGAGGGCACCGAGAAGTTCGATGCGACCATCGACGTCACGGCAGTCGGGTTGGAAGGCGTGGGCGCCGTGCGAAGCGAGGCCTTTGTGCTGCAGTTCGGCGAGACGGTGAAGCAGCTCACGAGCGCCTCGGGCCAGGAGGTAAGGACGCTGATCGAGGGCGCGATCAATATGCCTGACCGAGATGCCTTCGATGCTCTGGTCACCGGCCCCGGTGCCGCGGCGCGAGCGGTCGAGGACAAAAAGGGCTTCCTAACCTGGAAGGGAGACGCGGCTACGAGAGGAGCGCGCGTGTTCCGGCCGGCGCTCCTTCGTGCGGTGGAGGCGGACTGGGCCCGCCGGACGGGCACCATCGGCTACTGGACGCAGGTGGTGCGCGCCGATGGCTCCCCGGTCGGGGATCTCGTGTTCACTGAGATCGAGCAAGCGGACCGCAGCGCGTCCACGGACCGCGCACGTGAGGCGAGCCGGAAGCTCGCTGGCGAACTCGGGGCGGCGGGCCTTCTAGGTGTGGTCATACCGCCCGGCTGGTCCGCCGCGGACAACTATATCAACGCTTGGGAGAAGGCCCTCGACGTAGGCGCGCCCGTCCTGGCCCGTCACGGCACCGTGGAGGTGCGCGGGCAGTCTGGTGCGCTGATCGGGCTGCTCGTGACCCCACTGCACCCGGTCCGCTTCGCGTGGCATGCTCACTACGATCAGGTGGTCGCCCATGCGCGCTTCGAGCAGGGGCTTGCGCCGCAGCACATCCAGTCGACGGTCCAGCCGGTTGACTCATCCTTCTTCCCGTTCGCGCTGCCCGGGGATGGGTGCGCGGGCTTCGTCTTCGCCGACGTGATCGGTTTTCACACGGTGGCGATGACTGTCGACGGCGAGCGCGAGCCGAAGGCCGCGACAGCGCTGCTGGCCGCCTGCCTGGGCTCTGGCACGGCCACGATCCCCTCCATCGGACAGGCGAGCGCCGCCGCCATAGCACGCGAGCTCGGACACTACCTGGACTGCTACGGCGGCGCGAACGGCGAGCGGCCCGACCTCCTCGCCATCCAGGCCTGGCGCGCCGGTGACGGCCTGACGGTCTCGAGCGCGCTTGGTCAGACGCTCACGGCACGCGGGTTCAACGACGACGAAGACGAGGTGGACTCGCCGCTTTGCTTCACGCTCGACCTGTTTCACGCGCCGCGTTCCGGAGGCGCGGGACAGTTCTTATCCGCCGTCGGTCAGCGTCGCCGCGCCGGTGGTCAGGTTCTTGATCAGAGGGACCGCTGGCTTGCGGAGACCGCGACGCGGCCGGGCGAGGTGCTGGTCCCCCGGCTTCGCTGGGCCAAGCACGAGGAGCCGTCGGTGGACGATGACTCCGCATGGGCCCGGATGCGGGCCTCGCATGTTAGCCTCGCGTTCGATCTGTTCCAGACGGGTCTGGGGACCGTTCCCTCGTGCACGCTCTCGGACGTGCGGCCACTGCATGCCTGGGGGCTCCTGCGCACGCTCGAGCGGCGTGCCGTCCCCGGTCAAGACCATGAATGGATGACCTACGCGGCACCCGAACTTGGCGGTGAGCCCGGCCCGGAGGGTCGCACTGCCAGCGACCGGCTTCGCCGCATCGACCGTGCTACGGCTCGTGCCACGGCACGCGCGCTGGGTGGCACGAGCGAGGATTGGCCGGTGCTCAAGACGCGGCTGTCGCCCGAGGACCGTCGCCGGATCGACAGGATGCATGAGCAGAGCGACTGGGTGATCACGCTCGATCGAAACGCGGCGCTAGACTACTTCGACTCCCCCCAGGGTAGTCCGGACGCCTACGAGCGGTTCGTCATCGACACCGTGCCGGAGCGTTCGGATCTGACAGCGATCCAGCTCGTCACCTCCACGACGAAGCTCGACGCGGTCCGAGACCTTGTGGACGAGGCGCTCGGTGACATGGGCCTGAGCAGCAGCGAGCGGAACAGCCGCTTCCTGGTCGCGCAGCTGAAGGCGTTGAGTGGCAGGCTCGCGATCCGGCTCGCGGACGGCGGGACGAGGACTGGCGAGCTGATCGCGCTGGCGCTGATGTATGCTCATTGCGCGGCGGGCGGGGAGCAGAAGGGCCCTTGGCTCAACGTCGCCCAGGGCGTGCTGATACCGGTCGACGAGATCGCCGACCACGCGCCGATCGTGAACACGCCGGCGGCCGAGGGCGAGACCGCCCGGCGTGCCGACTTCATCCACGTCAGCGCTCCTGCCCGCGGACCGCTCGAGTTTCGCTTCGTCGAGGTGAAGAACCGGCAGCATCTGCGAACGGCAAGGCAGCCCGACATGCTCGCGCACATGGTCGCCCAAACCGGTGAGCTGCGCGAACGGTGGATGAACTGGTTCTTCGGAGATGGCCTGCAGTCGCTGGACCGCGTCGTCCGGCGAGCTCAGCTGGCCAAGCTCCTGCGGTTCTACGTCGATCGCGCGGCGCGCCACCGGCTGTCGCCGCAGGCCACGGCCCGTCTGAGCAGCGAAATCGATCAGATGGTGCTCAAGGAGACCTATCAGCCCGGCACGGTGGCCGATCCCGACGTCGGCTACGTCTTCTGCCCGGAGCACCGCACCGGACAGGTCGAACGCATTTACTCGGAACGGAGCGAGACGGCGTTGTGGCTCTTTGGGCCGACGATGCTCCCAGACGAGACGACCGGGACCCCCGGCACGTTGCTCCTGCCGAGTGAACCGCCGGAGTTCCAGGAGCTCAGAGCCGAGGAGGACGCGGTCGGAGGTGGCGAGGAGCCTGGGGCAGGTTCGGTCCCAGCGCTGCGGGCCAACGCGGAACTGCCGGCGTTGGGCGACGTACTTGGAACCGAGCCCGCGCCCGCCGCCGGCATGAGTGTCGCCTCTGGCGGATCTCTCGAACCGACGACCTCGGCGACGATGTCGGGCCCGGCTGCCGAGAAAGACGAAGGAGTTCCGTTATCGGTCCGGGATCCGGTCGACGTCCGCCTGGGCGAGTCCCTGACGCAGGTTCCCGTGGACTGGTCGCTGTCGATCCGCAGCAACCCGCACATGATGATGGTGGGACTTCCAGGCATGGGGAAGACGACTGCGCTCATCAACATCTCGAAGCAGCTGACGGCCGCCGGGATCGCGCCGGTGATCTTCTCCTATCACGACGACATCGACGAGAAGCTGGCGGACGCGATCGGGCCCATGCGGACCATCGACTTCGACGGCCTGGGGTTCAATCCCCTGCGCGTCGACGCGCCGGGACCGATGGCCTACATCGACGTCGCGGGAACGCTGCGGGACATCTTCGCCTCGATCTTTCCCGATCTGGGAGAGATCCAGCTCGAGGAACTCCGCGGCGCGATCCGGCAGAGCTACGATGATCTCGGTTGGAACGACCGCGCCGCGCAGCGCCCGGCGCCGCCGCGGTTCCGGACGTTCCTCGACATCCTGAAGTCCCGCCCCAAGCCCAACCAGAATCTGCTCGCCCGCCTTCAGGAGCTCGACGACTACGGCTTCTTCGACGGGGAGGTTGGAGGCGGCGGCATCCTAGTCGATCGCAAGCCGACGCTCATCCGGGTGCACCTCAGCACCAACGAGATCGTCCAGCGCGCTTTCTCCTCTTTCGTCCTTTACAGCATCTACAAGGACATGTTCCGGCGCGGCGTGCAGCAGAGCCTCACTCATGCGATTATCTTCGACGAGGCGCACCGGGCGGCGAAGCTGAAGCTGATTCCACGCCTGGCGAAGGAGTGCCGCAAGTATGGCCTTGCGCTGACGCTCGCGTCGCAGGGCGTCAGGGACTTCGATGCAGGCCTGTTCGAGGCCGTGGCCAACTACCTGATCCTGCGGGTGACCGAGGCGGACGCGCGCACGCTCGCGCGTAACTCTGGCCCGACAGCGGACCAGCAGCGGACGACCGACCGGCTGAAGGCGCTGGAGCCCTATCAAGCGATGTTCTTCTCCGCGGCCACGCAGCGGCCGACCTCCTTGCGGCTGAACGCCGACTAG